From Phalacrocorax carbo chromosome 6, bPhaCar2.1, whole genome shotgun sequence, a single genomic window includes:
- the GPR88 gene encoding G protein-coupled receptor 88 has protein sequence MPNASSWSASSPLLLLWEDSSGTRIFLSLLYAVLAISGTLSNVMVIYLVFSFKKLQTTSNAFIVNGCAADLSVCALWMPQEAVLGLLPPNSSSLGSAEYRLLRGGLLGLGLTVSLASHLLVAFNRYVLITKLPSAYQALYQRRHTGCMIGLSWALALLLLPLLPGLWTPGSAQQPPPRQTDGGPRYTALLLALALLGQTALLLHCYLGIVRRVRGSAKRVSVLNFHLLHQLPFPAAPPPPRRAQRRLSSVSVLLLCCVFLLGTQPLVWVSLLGFFLRPAPPALQAASWLLLCSLSALNPLLYTWRSEEFRRAARSVLPRAEGPAAAPRPAAAAGPSAASAAPPCPQLPRRRGTAGSASAAAAPR, from the coding sequence ATGCCCAACGCCTCTTCCTGGAGTGCTAGCtcgcctctgctgctgctctgggaggaCTCCTCCGGGACCCGCATCTTCCTGTCGCTGCTCTATGCGGTCTTAGCCATCTCAGGGACTTTATCCAATGTCATGGTCATCTACTTAGTCTTCTCCTTCAAGAAGCTGCAGACGACCAGCAATGCCTTCATCGTGAACGGCTGCGCAGCGGACCTAAGCGTGTGCGCCCTGTGGATGCCCCAGGAGGCCGTGTtggggctgctgccccccaACTCCTCCTCCCTCGGCTCGGCCGAGTACCGGCTGCTGCGGGGGGGGCTCCTGGGCCTCGGCCTCACCGTCTCGCTGGCCTCTCACCTGCTGGTGGCCTTCAACAGGTACGTGCTCATCACCAAGCTGCCCAGCGCGTACCAGGCCCTCTACCAGCGGAGGCACACGGGCTGCATGATCGGGCTCTCCTGGGCCCtcgccctgctcctgctcccgcTGCTGCCGGGGCTCTGGACCCCgggctctgcccagcagccGCCCCCGCGGCAGACGGACGGCGGGCCTCGCTACACCGCCCTGCTCCTcgccctggccctgctgggcCAGACCGCGCTGCTGCTCCACTGCTACCTGGGCATCGTGCGGCGGGTGCGGGGCAGCGCCAAGCGGGTCAGCGTCCTCAACTTCCACCTCCTGCACCAGCTGCccttccccgccgccccgccgccgccgcgccgcgcccaGCGCCGCCTCAGCAGCGTCTCCgtcctgctcctctgctgcgTCTTCCTGCTGGGCACCCAGCCCCTCGTCTGGGTGAGCCTTCTGGGCTTCTTCCTGCGGCCGGCGCCGCCGGCGCTGCAGGCcgccagctggctgctgctctgctccctctcGGCCCTCAACCCGCTGCTCTACACGTGGCGCAGCGAGGAGTTCCGCCGGGCCGCCCGCTCCGTCCTGCCCCGCGCCGAGggacccgccgccgccccgcgccccgccgctgccgccggcccCTCCGCTGCCTCCGccgccccgccctgcccgcagCTGCCGCGGCGCCGGGGCACGGCGGGCAGCGCCagcgccgcagccgcgccgcgcTGA